Proteins from one Escherichia coli genomic window:
- the hisS gene encoding histidine--tRNA ligase, with protein MAKNIQAIRGMNDYLPGETAIWQRIEGTLKNVLGSYGYSEIRLPIVEQTPLFKRAIGEVTDVVEKEMYTFEDRNGDSLTLRPEGTAGCVRAGIEHGLLYNQEQRLWYIGPMFRHERPQKGRYRQFHQLGCEVFGLQGPDIDAELIMLTARWWRELGISEHVTLELNSIGSLEARANYRDALVAFLEQHKEKLDEDCKRRMYTNPLRVLDSKNPEVQALLNDAPALGDYLDEDSREHFAGLCKLLESAGIAYTVNQRLVRGLDYYNRTVFEWVTNSLGSQGTVCAGGRYDGLVEQLGGRATPAVGFAMGLERLVLLVQAVNPEFKADPVVDIYLVASGADTQSAAMALAERLRDELPGVKLMTNHGGGNFKKQFARADKWGARVAVVLGESEVANGTAVVKDLRSGEQTAVAQDSVAAHLRTLLG; from the coding sequence GTGGCAAAAAACATTCAAGCCATTCGCGGCATGAACGATTACCTGCCTGGCGAAACGGCCATCTGGCAGCGCATTGAAGGCACACTGAAAAACGTGCTCGGCAGCTACGGTTACAGTGAAATCCGCTTGCCGATTGTAGAGCAGACCCCGCTATTCAAACGTGCGATTGGTGAAGTCACCGACGTGGTTGAAAAAGAGATGTACACCTTTGAGGATCGCAATGGCGACAGCCTGACTCTGCGCCCTGAAGGGACGGCGGGCTGTGTACGCGCCGGCATCGAGCATGGTCTTCTGTACAATCAGGAACAGCGTCTATGGTATATCGGGCCGATGTTCCGTCACGAGCGTCCGCAGAAAGGGCGTTATCGTCAGTTCCACCAGTTGGGCTGCGAAGTTTTCGGTCTGCAAGGCCCGGATATCGACGCCGAACTCATTATGCTTACTGCTCGTTGGTGGCGTGAACTGGGTATCTCTGAACACGTAACTCTTGAGCTGAACTCTATCGGTTCGCTGGAAGCACGCGCCAATTATCGCGATGCGCTGGTGGCATTCCTTGAGCAGCATAAAGAAAAACTGGACGAAGACTGCAAACGCCGCATGTACACTAACCCGCTGCGCGTGCTGGATTCCAAAAATCCGGAAGTGCAGGCCCTTCTCAACGACGCCCCAGCATTAGGTGACTATCTTGACGAGGATTCTCGTGAGCACTTTGCTGGTCTGTGCAAACTGCTGGAGAGCGCGGGTATCGCTTACACCGTAAACCAGCGTCTGGTGCGTGGTCTGGATTACTATAACCGTACTGTTTTTGAGTGGGTGACTAACAGCCTCGGTTCCCAGGGCACCGTGTGCGCAGGCGGTCGTTATGACGGTCTGGTGGAACAACTGGGTGGTCGTGCAACACCGGCAGTCGGTTTCGCGATGGGCCTCGAACGTCTTGTATTGTTAGTTCAGGCCGTTAATCCGGAATTTAAAGCCGATCCTGTTGTCGATATATATCTGGTGGCTTCAGGTGCTGACACACAATCTGCGGCTATGGCATTAGCAGAGCGTCTGCGTGATGAATTACCGGGCGTGAAACTGATGACCAACCACGGCGGCGGCAACTTTAAGAAGCAGTTTGCCCGTGCTGATAAATGGGGCGCCCGCGTTGCTGTGGTGCTGGGTGAGTCTGAAGTGGCTAACGGCACAGCAGTAGTGAAGGATTTGCGCTCTGGTGAGCAAACGGCAGTTGCGCAGGATAGCGTAGCCGCGCATTTGCGCACGTTACTGGGTTAA
- the ispG gene encoding flavodoxin-dependent (E)-4-hydroxy-3-methylbut-2-enyl-diphosphate synthase — translation MHNQAPIQRRKSKRIYVGNVPIGDGAPIAVQSMTNTRTTDVEATVNQIKALERVGADIVRVSVPTMDAAEAFKLIKQQVNVPLVADIHFDYRIALKVAEYGVDCLRINPGNIGNEERIRMVVDCARDKNIPIRIGVNAGSLEKDLQEKYGEPTPQALLESAMRHVDHLDRLNFDQFKVSVKASDVFLAVESYRLLAKQIDQPLHLGITEAGGARSGAVKSAIGLGLLLSEGIGDTLRVSLAADPVEEIKVGFDILKSLRIRSRGINFIACPTCSRQEFDVIGTVNALEQRLEDIITPMDVSIIGCVVNGPGEALVSTLGVTGGNKKSGLYEDGVRKDRLDNNDMIDQLEARIRAKASQLDEARRIDVQQVEK, via the coding sequence ATGCATAACCAGGCTCCAATTCAACGTAGAAAATCAAAACGTATTTACGTTGGGAATGTGCCGATTGGCGATGGTGCCCCCATCGCCGTACAGTCCATGACCAATACGCGTACGACAGACGTCGAAGCTACGGTCAATCAAATTAAGGCGCTGGAACGTGTTGGCGCTGATATCGTCCGTGTCTCCGTACCGACGATGGACGCGGCAGAAGCGTTCAAGCTCATCAAACAACAGGTTAACGTGCCGCTGGTGGCTGACATCCACTTCGACTATCGCATTGCGCTGAAAGTAGCGGAATACGGCGTCGATTGTTTGCGTATTAACCCTGGCAATATCGGTAATGAAGAGCGTATTCGCATGGTGGTTGACTGCGCGCGCGATAAAAACATTCCGATCCGTATTGGCGTTAACGCTGGATCGCTGGAAAAAGATCTGCAAGAAAAGTATGGCGAACCTACCCCGCAGGCATTGCTGGAATCTGCCATGCGCCATGTTGATCATCTTGATCGTCTGAACTTCGATCAGTTCAAAGTCAGCGTCAAAGCGTCTGATGTCTTCCTCGCTGTAGAGTCTTATCGTCTGCTGGCAAAACAGATCGATCAACCGCTGCATCTTGGGATCACCGAAGCGGGTGGCGCACGTAGTGGGGCAGTAAAATCTGCCATTGGTTTAGGCCTGCTGCTGTCTGAAGGCATCGGCGACACGCTGCGCGTATCGCTGGCGGCCGATCCGGTCGAAGAGATCAAAGTCGGTTTCGATATTTTGAAATCGCTGCGTATCCGTTCGCGCGGGATCAATTTCATCGCCTGCCCGACCTGTTCGCGTCAGGAGTTTGACGTTATCGGTACGGTTAACGCCCTGGAGCAACGCCTGGAAGATATCATCACCCCGATGGACGTTTCGATTATCGGCTGCGTGGTGAATGGACCAGGTGAGGCGCTGGTTTCTACACTCGGCGTTACCGGCGGCAACAAGAAAAGCGGCCTCTATGAAGATGGCGTGCGCAAAGACCGTCTGGACAACAACGATATGATCGACCAGCTGGAAGCGCGCATTCGTGCGAAAGCCAGCCAACTGGATGAAGCGCGTCGAATTGACGTTCAGCAGGTTGAAAAATAA
- the yfgM gene encoding ancillary SecYEG translocon subunit YfgM: protein MEIYENENDQVEAVKRFFAENGKALAVGVILGVGALIGWRYWNSHQVDSTRSASLAYQNAVTAVSEGKPDSIPAAEKFAAENKNTYGALASLELAQQFVDKNELEKAATQLQQGLADTSDENLKAVINLRLARVQVQLKQADAALKTLDTIKGEGWAAIVADLRGEALLSKGDKQGARSAWEAGVKSDVTPALSEMMQMKINNLSI, encoded by the coding sequence GTGGAAATTTACGAGAACGAAAACGACCAGGTTGAAGCGGTTAAACGCTTTTTTGCTGAAAATGGCAAAGCACTGGCTGTTGGGGTGATTTTGGGCGTTGGCGCATTGATTGGCTGGCGCTACTGGAACAGCCATCAGGTTGATTCTACACGCTCCGCTTCTCTTGCCTATCAAAATGCGGTTACCGCAGTGAGCGAAGGCAAACCGGATAGCATCCCGGCGGCGGAAAAATTTGCTGCTGAAAATAAAAATACCTATGGTGCGCTGGCTTCTTTGGAACTTGCGCAGCAATTTGTTGACAAAAATGAACTAGAGAAAGCTGCCACCCAGTTACAACAGGGATTGGCGGACACGAGCGATGAAAATCTCAAAGCCGTGATAAATCTGCGTCTTGCCCGCGTTCAGGTACAGCTCAAGCAGGCTGATGCCGCGCTGAAAACCCTCGATACCATCAAAGGTGAAGGGTGGGCTGCCATTGTTGCCGACCTGCGTGGCGAAGCATTGCTGAGCAAAGGTGATAAGCAAGGTGCGCGTAGTGCATGGGAAGCAGGCGTGAAAAGCGATGTTACCCCGGCACTGAGCGAAATGATGCAGATGAAAATTAATAATTTGTCCATCTGA
- the ndk gene encoding nucleoside-diphosphate kinase, translating into MAIERTFSIIKPNAVAKNVIGNIFARFEAAGFKIVGTKMLHLTVEQARGFYAEHDGKPFFDGLVEFMTSGPIVVSVLEGENAVQRHRDLLGATNPANALAGTLRADYADSLTENGTHGSDSVESAAREIAYFFGEGEVCPRTR; encoded by the coding sequence ATGGCTATTGAACGTACTTTTTCCATCATCAAACCGAACGCGGTAGCAAAAAACGTCATTGGCAATATCTTTGCGCGCTTTGAAGCTGCAGGGTTCAAAATTGTCGGCACCAAAATGCTGCACCTGACCGTTGAACAGGCTCGTGGCTTTTATGCTGAACACGATGGAAAACCGTTCTTTGATGGTCTGGTTGAATTCATGACCTCTGGCCCGATCGTGGTTTCCGTGCTGGAGGGTGAAAACGCCGTTCAGCGTCACCGCGATCTGCTGGGCGCGACCAATCCGGCAAACGCACTGGCCGGTACTCTGCGTGCTGATTACGCTGACAGCCTGACCGAAAATGGTACCCACGGTTCTGATTCCGTCGAATCTGCCGCTCGCGAAATCGCTTATTTCTTCGGCGAAGGCGAAGTGTGCCCGCGCACCCGTTAA
- the bamB gene encoding outer membrane protein assembly factor BamB, with protein sequence MQLRKLLLPGLLSVTLLSGCSLFNSEEDVVKMSPLPTVENQFTPTTAWSTSVGSGIGNFYSNLHPALADNVVYAADRAGLVKALNADDGKEIWSVSLAEKDGWFSKEPALLSGGVTVSGGHVYIGSEKAQVYALNTSDGTVAWQTKVAGEALSRPVVSDGLVLIHTSNGQLQALNEADGAVKWTVNLDMPSLSLRGESAPATAFGAAVVGGDNGRVSAVLMEQGQMIWQQRISQATGSTEIDRLSDVDTTPVIVNGVVFALAYNGNLTALDLRSGQIMWKRELGSVNDFIVDGNRIYLVDQNDRVMALTIDGGVTLWTQSDLLHRLLTSPVLYNGNLVVGDSEGYLHWINVEDGRFVAQQKVDSSGFQTEPVAADGKLLIQAKDGTVYSITR encoded by the coding sequence ATGCAATTGCGTAAATTACTGCTGCCAGGACTGCTTTCCGTTACCCTTTTAAGCGGCTGTTCGCTGTTTAACAGCGAAGAAGATGTGGTAAAGATGTCCCCATTGCCGACCGTTGAAAACCAGTTTACGCCGACCACGGCGTGGAGCACTTCCGTGGGTAGCGGCATTGGCAACTTCTATTCCAATCTTCATCCGGCACTGGCGGACAACGTTGTCTATGCAGCAGACCGCGCTGGTTTAGTAAAAGCGCTGAATGCGGATGATGGCAAAGAAATCTGGTCTGTCAGTCTGGCCGAGAAAGATGGCTGGTTCTCTAAAGAGCCTGCATTACTTTCTGGCGGCGTGACCGTGTCTGGCGGACATGTCTACATTGGTAGCGAAAAGGCGCAGGTTTACGCGCTGAATACCAGTGATGGTACTGTGGCATGGCAGACTAAAGTCGCGGGTGAAGCGCTTTCTCGCCCGGTGGTCAGCGACGGTCTGGTGTTAATCCACACCAGTAACGGTCAGTTGCAAGCCCTGAACGAAGCTGACGGCGCTGTCAAATGGACAGTTAACCTCGATATGCCTTCACTCTCTTTGCGTGGCGAGTCTGCGCCAGCAACGGCTTTTGGTGCGGCCGTCGTGGGTGGCGATAATGGTCGCGTCAGCGCAGTGCTAATGGAACAGGGCCAGATGATTTGGCAGCAGCGTATTTCCCAGGCGACCGGTTCTACCGAAATTGACCGCCTGAGCGATGTTGACACGACTCCCGTCATTGTTAACGGCGTTGTTTTCGCGCTGGCCTATAATGGTAACCTGACGGCGCTTGATCTGCGCAGCGGTCAGATTATGTGGAAGCGCGAACTGGGTTCGGTGAATGATTTCATCGTCGACGGCAACCGCATCTATCTGGTCGATCAAAATGACCGGGTGATGGCGTTGACCATTGATGGCGGCGTTACGCTGTGGACACAAAGCGATCTGCTGCATCGCCTGTTGACTTCTCCGGTGCTGTATAATGGCAACCTGGTGGTAGGTGACAGTGAAGGTTATCTGCACTGGATCAACGTCGAAGATGGTCGTTTCGTTGCCCAGCAAAAAGTTGATAGCTCCGGTTTCCAGACTGAACCGGTTGCCGCTGACGGCAAACTGCTGATCCAGGCAAAAGACGGGACTGTGTACTCTATTACACGTTAA
- the pbpC gene encoding peptidoglycan glycosyltransferase PbpC (penicillin-binding protein 1C), whose protein sequence is MPRLLTKRGCWIALAAAPFLLFFAAWGADKLWPLPLHEVNPARVVVAQDGTPLWRFADAEGIWRYPVTIEDVSPRYLEALINYEDRWFWKHPGVNPFSVARAAWQDLTSGRVISGGSTLTMQVARLLDPHPKTFGGKIRQLWRAFQLEWHLSKRDILTLYLNRAPFGGTLQGIGAASWAYLGKSPANLSHSEAAMLAVLPQAPSRLRPDRWPERAEAARNKVLNRMAAQGVWSREQVKESSEEPIWLAPRQMPQLAPLFSRMMLGKSKSDKIVTTLDAGLQRRLEELAQNWKGRLPPRSSLAMIVVDHTDMSVRGWVGSVDLNDDSRFGHVDMVNAIRSPGSVLKPFVYGLALDEGLIHPASLLQDVPRRTGDYRPGNFDSGFHGPISMSEALVRSLNLPAVQVLEAYGPKRFAAKLRNVGLPLYLPNGAAPNLSLILGGAGAKLEDMAAAYTAFARHGKAGKLRLQPGDPLLERPLMSPGAAWIIRRIMADEAQPLPDGALPRVVPLAWKTGTSYGYRDAWAIGVNARYVIGIWTGRPDGTPVVGQFGFASAVPLLNQVNNILLSRSANLPEDPRPDSVSRGVICWPGGQSLPEGDSNCRRRLATWLLDGSQPPTLLLPEQEGINGIRFPIWLDENGKRVAADCPQARQEMINVWPLPLEPWLPAAERRVARLPGASTNCPPYGRDAQVPLQLIGVRDGVIIKRLPGATDASLPVQLSGGTGERWWFLNGEPLAERGRNVTLHLTEKGDYQLLVMDEMGQVATVRFVMQ, encoded by the coding sequence ATGCCTCGCCTGTTAACCAAACGCGGCTGCTGGATAGCGCTGGCAGCTGCGCCTTTTCTCCTTTTTTTTGCCGCGTGGGGAGCAGATAAACTCTGGCCCCTGCCATTGCATGAAGTCAATCCCGCACGCGTAGTCGTGGCGCAGGATGGTACGCCACTCTGGCGTTTCGCCGATGCTGAGGGCATCTGGCGCTATCCGGTAACCATCGAAGATGTCTCTCCGCGTTACCTTGAAGCACTGATCAATTATGAAGATCGCTGGTTCTGGAAGCATCCGGGGGTGAATCCATTCTCGGTGGCGCGCGCAGCATGGCAAGATCTCACTTCGGGACGGGTTATTTCCGGCGGCAGCACACTCACCATGCAGGTTGCTCGTCTGCTTGATCCTCACCCCAAAACTTTTGGCGGCAAAATTCGCCAGCTCTGGCGCGCGTTTCAACTGGAATGGCACTTGTCTAAACGTGACATTCTGACCTTGTATCTTAATCGCGCTCCGTTTGGTGGTACGTTGCAGGGGATCGGTGCGGCAAGTTGGGCATATCTCGGAAAATCGCCTGCGAATTTAAGCCATTCCGAGGCGGCAATGCTGGCGGTGTTACCACAAGCGCCCAGCCGACTGCGTCCGGATCGCTGGCCGGAACGTGCCGAGGCCGCACGTAATAAAGTGCTCAATCGGATGGCTGCGCAAGGTGTGTGGTCCCGTGAGCAGGTAAAAGAATCTAGTGAAGAGCCCATCTGGTTGGCACCCAGACAAATGCCGCAACTGGCACCGCTGTTTTCGCGCATGATGCTCGGTAAAAGCAAAAGCGACAAAATCGTTACTACGCTGGATGCTGGTTTACAGCGTCGTCTGGAAGAACTGGCGCAAAACTGGAAAGGACGGTTGCCACCGCGCAGTTCGTTGGCAATGATCGTTGTTGATCATACTGATATGAGTGTGCGCGGCTGGGTAGGATCGGTTGATCTTAATGATGATTCCCGCTTTGGGCATGTCGATATGGTCAATGCGATCCGATCGCCGGGATCGGTACTCAAACCGTTTGTTTATGGTCTGGCGCTGGATGAAGGCTTGATCCACCCTGCATCGCTGTTGCAAGACGTTCCCCGGCGCACTGGTGATTATCGACCAGGCAACTTTGACAGCGGTTTTCATGGCCCGATCAGCATGAGTGAAGCGCTGGTGCGCTCGCTGAATTTACCTGCTGTGCAGGTGCTGGAAGCCTATGGACCGAAACGGTTTGCGGCAAAGTTACGCAATGTTGGATTGCCGTTATATTTGCCCAACGGTGCTGCACCGAATCTTTCGCTCATTCTCGGCGGCGCAGGTGCAAAACTGGAGGATATGGCTGCAGCGTATACCGCATTTGCTCGCCACGGTAAGGCGGGTAAGTTGCGCTTACAGCCGGGGGACCCATTACTTGAGCGACCGTTAATGTCGCCGGGGGCCGCGTGGATTATCCGCCGAATTATGGCAGATGAAGCGCAGCCGCTTCCGGATGGCGCTTTGCCACGCGTCGTACCACTGGCGTGGAAAACAGGAACCAGTTATGGCTATCGCGATGCATGGGCTATTGGCGTTAACGCTCGTTACGTAATTGGGATCTGGACTGGCAGACCGGACGGTACGCCCGTTGTCGGTCAGTTTGGCTTTGCCAGCGCCGTACCGCTGTTGAATCAGGTCAATAATATCTTACTGTCGCGCAGTGCGAATCTGCCGGAAGACCCGCGTCCTGATTCTGTAAGCCGTGGCGTTATCTGCTGGCCGGGTGGGCAATCATTGCCAGAAGGCGATAGCAATTGCCGCCGTCGTCTTGCCACCTGGCTGCTGGACGGGAGCCAGCCGCCAACTCTGTTACTGCCCGAGCAGGAAGGCATTAATGGCATTCGTTTCCCCATCTGGCTGGATGAAAACGGTAAACGTGTTGCTGCTGATTGTCCTCAGGCTCGACAAGAAATGATTAATGTCTGGCCATTACCACTTGAACCCTGGCTACCTGCTGCTGAACGACGAGTAGCGCGCTTACCTGGGGCATCAACAAATTGCCCGCCGTATGGTCGTGATGCTCAGGTACCTTTACAGTTGATTGGTGTGCGTGATGGCGTAATTATCAAACGTCTGCCAGGAGCTACTGATGCGTCATTACCAGTACAATTAAGCGGAGGAACAGGCGAACGCTGGTGGTTTCTTAATGGTGAACCGTTAGCTGAACGCGGGCGTAACGTGACTCTGCATTTGACAGAGAAAGGCGATTATCAATTGCTGGTAATGGACGAAATGGGGCAGGTGGCGACAGTGAGATTTGTCATGCAGTAG
- the der gene encoding ribosome biogenesis GTPase Der, whose translation MVPVVALVGRPNVGKSTLFNRLTRTRDALVADFPGLTRDRKYGRAEIEGREFICIDTGGIDGTEDGVETRMAEQSLLAIEEADVVLFMVDARAGLMPADEAIAKHLRSREKPTFLVANKTDGLDPDQAVVDFYSLGLGEIYPIAASHGRGVLSLLEHVLLPWMEDIAPQEEVDEDAEYWAQFEAEENGEEEEEDDFDPQSLPIKLAIVGRPNVGKSTLTNRILGEERVVVYDMPGTTRDSIYIPMERDGREYVLIDTAGVRKRGKITDAVEKFSVIKTLQAIEDANVVMLVIDAREGISDQDLSLLGFILNSGRSLVIVVNKWDGLSQEVKEQVKETLDFRLGFIDFARVHFISALHGSGVGNLFESVREAYDSSTRRVGTSMLTRIMTMAVEDHQPPLVRGRRVKLKYAHAGGYNPPIVVIHGNQVKDLPDSYKRYLMNYFRKSLDVMGTPIRIQFKEGENPYANKRNTLTPTQMRKRKRLMKHIKKSK comes from the coding sequence ATGGTACCTGTGGTCGCGCTTGTCGGGCGCCCTAACGTAGGAAAATCCACGTTATTTAACCGTCTAACTCGCACCCGAGATGCGCTGGTTGCGGATTTCCCGGGTCTGACTCGTGACCGTAAGTACGGTCGTGCGGAAATTGAAGGCCGCGAGTTTATCTGTATTGATACCGGCGGGATTGACGGAACAGAAGACGGTGTAGAAACCCGCATGGCGGAACAGTCGCTGCTGGCGATTGAAGAAGCGGACGTCGTACTGTTTATGGTGGATGCGCGCGCGGGCCTGATGCCTGCGGATGAAGCGATTGCTAAACATCTGCGCTCCCGCGAAAAACCGACCTTCCTGGTGGCAAACAAAACCGATGGTCTGGATCCGGATCAGGCCGTTGTTGATTTCTATTCGCTCGGTTTAGGTGAAATCTATCCTATCGCCGCGTCTCACGGTCGTGGCGTATTAAGTCTGCTGGAGCACGTGCTGTTGCCGTGGATGGAAGATATCGCACCACAAGAAGAAGTGGATGAAGACGCTGAGTACTGGGCGCAATTTGAAGCGGAAGAGAACGGCGAAGAAGAAGAGGAAGACGACTTTGACCCGCAAAGTCTGCCAATCAAACTGGCGATAGTGGGTCGTCCTAACGTCGGTAAGTCTACACTCACTAACCGTATCCTTGGCGAAGAACGCGTCGTAGTTTACGACATGCCAGGCACCACGCGTGACAGTATCTACATTCCAATGGAACGCGATGGGCGTGAGTATGTACTCATTGACACTGCGGGCGTACGTAAACGCGGCAAAATCACCGATGCGGTAGAGAAATTCTCCGTAATCAAAACATTGCAGGCGATTGAAGATGCCAACGTGGTGATGTTGGTGATTGATGCTCGCGAAGGTATTTCCGATCAGGATCTCTCCCTGCTGGGCTTTATTCTCAATAGTGGGCGCTCACTTGTCATTGTAGTGAACAAGTGGGACGGCCTGAGCCAGGAAGTGAAAGAGCAAGTAAAAGAGACGCTGGACTTCCGTCTGGGCTTTATCGACTTCGCCCGTGTGCATTTTATCTCTGCATTACACGGCAGCGGCGTTGGTAATCTGTTTGAATCAGTGCGTGAAGCGTATGACAGCTCCACCCGTCGCGTGGGTACGTCAATGCTGACGCGTATCATGACTATGGCGGTTGAAGATCACCAGCCGCCGCTGGTTCGCGGTCGTCGAGTGAAGCTGAAATATGCCCACGCCGGTGGCTATAACCCGCCGATTGTGGTGATTCACGGCAACCAGGTGAAAGACCTGCCGGATTCGTACAAACGCTACTTGATGAATTACTTCCGCAAGTCTCTGGACGTGATGGGTACGCCGATTCGTATTCAGTTCAAAGAAGGGGAAAACCCATATGCGAACAAGCGTAACACCTTGACGCCGACCCAGATGCGCAAGCGTAAGCGTTTGATGAAGCATATTAAGAAAAGTAAGTAA
- the rlmN gene encoding bifunctional tRNA (adenosine(37)-C2)-methyltransferase TrmG/ribosomal RNA large subunit methyltransferase RlmN, with translation MSEQLVTPENVTTKDGKINLLDLNRQQMREFFKDLGEKPFRADQVMKWMYHYCCDNFDEMTDINKVLRGKLKEVAEIRAPEVVEEQRSSDGTIKWAIAVGDQRVETVYIPEDDRATLCVSSQVGCALECKFCSTAQQGFNRNLRVSEIIGQVWRAAKIVGAAKVTGQRPITNVVMMGMGEPLLNLNNVVPAMEIMLDDFGFGLSKRRVTLSTSGVVPALDKLGDMIDVALAISLHAPNDEIRDEIVPINKKYNIETFLAAVRRYLEKSNANQGRVTIEYVMLDHVNDGTEHAHQLAELLKDTPCKINLIPWNPFPGAPYGRSSNSRIDRFSKVLMSYGFTTIVRKTRGDDIDAACGQLAGDVIDRTKRTLRKRMQGEAIDIKAV, from the coding sequence ATGTCTGAACAATTAGTCACACCTGAAAACGTCACCACGAAAGATGGAAAAATCAACCTGCTGGATCTCAACCGTCAGCAGATGCGGGAGTTTTTTAAAGATTTAGGTGAAAAACCCTTCCGCGCCGATCAGGTGATGAAGTGGATGTATCACTATTGCTGCGACAACTTTGATGAGATGACCGACATCAACAAAGTGTTGCGCGGCAAACTAAAAGAGGTGGCGGAAATCCGCGCACCGGAAGTGGTTGAAGAACAGCGTTCATCTGACGGCACCATTAAATGGGCGATTGCCGTTGGCGATCAGCGCGTCGAAACGGTGTATATCCCGGAAGACGACCGTGCCACGCTTTGCGTTTCCTCGCAGGTGGGGTGTGCGCTGGAGTGTAAATTCTGTTCCACCGCCCAGCAGGGCTTTAACCGCAATCTGCGGGTGTCGGAAATTATCGGCCAGGTGTGGCGTGCAGCGAAAATCGTTGGCGCAGCAAAAGTCACCGGTCAGCGCCCAATCACTAACGTAGTGATGATGGGTATGGGCGAGCCGCTGCTCAACCTGAACAACGTCGTTCCGGCGATGGAAATCATGCTCGATGATTTCGGTTTTGGTCTGTCTAAACGTCGCGTTACGCTCTCTACATCAGGCGTTGTTCCGGCGCTGGATAAACTGGGCGATATGATCGACGTAGCGCTGGCAATTTCCCTGCATGCGCCGAACGACGAAATTCGTGACGAAATTGTGCCGATCAACAAAAAGTACAATATCGAAACGTTTCTTGCTGCGGTGCGCCGCTATCTGGAGAAATCTAACGCCAATCAGGGCCGAGTCACTATTGAATACGTGATGCTTGATCACGTTAACGACGGCACTGAACACGCGCACCAACTGGCGGAGCTGCTGAAAGATACGCCGTGTAAGATCAACCTGATCCCGTGGAACCCGTTCCCTGGCGCGCCGTATGGACGCAGCTCAAACAGTCGTATCGACCGTTTCTCAAAAGTGCTGATGAGCTACGGTTTCACCACTATTGTGCGTAAAACTCGTGGTGATGATATCGATGCTGCCTGTGGTCAGTTGGCGGGCGATGTTATCGACCGTACGAAACGTACCCTGCGTAAACGAATGCAGGGTGAGGCCATCGACATTAAAGCGGTCTGA
- the rodZ gene encoding cytoskeleton protein RodZ, whose protein sequence is MNTEATHDQNEALTTGARLRNAREQLGLSQQAVAERLCLKVSTVRDIEEDKAPADLASTFLRGYIRSYARLVHIPEEELLPGLEKQAPLRAAKVAPMQSFSLGKRRKKRDGWLMTFTWLVLFVVIGLSGAWWWQDHKAQQEEITTMADQSSAELSSNNEQGQSVPLDTSTTTDPTTTSTPPASVDTTATNTQTPAITSPAPAVDSQQNAVVSPSQANVDTAATPAPTATTTPDGAAPLPTDQAGVTTPAADPNALVMNFTADCWLEVTDATGKKLFSGMQRKDGNLNLTGQAPYKLKIGAPAAVQIQYQGKPVDLSRFIRTNQVARLTLNAEQSPAQ, encoded by the coding sequence ATGAATACTGAAGCCACGCACGACCAAAATGAAGCACTTACTACCGGCGCTCGCCTGCGTAATGCTCGCGAACAACTAGGACTTAGTCAGCAGGCCGTTGCTGAGCGACTTTGCCTGAAGGTTTCCACGGTACGCGACATTGAAGAAGATAAGGCACCTGCCGATCTTGCTTCAACATTCCTGCGCGGATATATCCGCTCTTATGCGCGTCTGGTACATATTCCAGAAGAAGAACTGCTACCGGGGCTGGAAAAACAGGCTCCACTACGAGCTGCAAAAGTTGCGCCGATGCAGAGTTTTTCCCTCGGTAAACGCCGCAAAAAACGTGACGGCTGGCTGATGACCTTCACCTGGCTGGTGTTGTTTGTGGTTATTGGCCTGAGCGGTGCCTGGTGGTGGCAAGACCACAAAGCTCAGCAGGAAGAGATCACTACTATGGCCGATCAATCTTCTGCGGAACTGAGCAGTAATAACGAACAGGGGCAGAGTGTTCCGTTAGATACGTCGACAACCACAGACCCGACTACGACGTCCACGCCGCCAGCGTCTGTGGATACTACCGCAACTAACACGCAAACACCTGCCATAACTTCGCCAGCACCAGCTGTTGATTCGCAACAAAATGCAGTTGTTTCACCTTCGCAGGCAAATGTTGATACCGCTGCGACCCCGGCACCAACGGCAACAACAACGCCAGATGGTGCTGCGCCGTTGCCAACCGATCAGGCTGGCGTGACCACGCCGGCGGCTGACCCGAATGCGTTGGTGATGAACTTTACTGCCGATTGCTGGCTGGAAGTCACTGACGCTACCGGTAAAAAACTGTTTAGCGGTATGCAGCGTAAAGACGGTAATTTGAACTTAACCGGCCAGGCTCCGTACAAACTGAAAATTGGTGCGCCAGCCGCAGTACAGATCCAGTATCAAGGGAAACCTGTCGATCTGAGTCGTTTTATCAGAACTAACCAGGTTGCGCGTCTGACCCTAAATGCCGAACAATCACCGGCGCAGTAA